The Pseudophaeobacter arcticus DSM 23566 genome includes a region encoding these proteins:
- a CDS encoding acyl-CoA thioesterase: MTDAGSLLLNLLDLEELDTNLYRGIGSGGETPMRIYGGQVIAQALAAAYASVPERLCHSLHAYFIRPGDPSRPVIYEVDPARDGGSFTTRRVTAIQNGRQILNLAASFHLVEQGWEHQHKMPDVPPPDGLLSRDELHRQHAHRIAEDQYDEFIKERPFEIRDIEPRDPLDPEITSDINHMWIRMEAAKGAGPQLQHVLMAYASDFGLLGSALRPHGLTWHKPEAMTASLDHAMWFHAPVQFENWHLYTMDSPFGGGGRGFNRGSIYTQDGQLVASVAQEGLMRPIKPQG, from the coding sequence ATGACTGATGCTGGGAGTCTCCTTCTCAATCTTCTTGACCTGGAAGAGCTCGATACCAATCTCTATCGCGGGATTGGCTCCGGGGGGGAAACGCCGATGCGGATCTACGGCGGCCAGGTCATTGCTCAGGCCTTGGCCGCGGCCTATGCCAGTGTTCCCGAACGTCTGTGCCATTCGCTGCATGCCTATTTCATCCGTCCCGGTGATCCCAGCAGACCTGTCATCTACGAGGTGGATCCAGCCCGCGATGGCGGCAGTTTCACAACCCGTCGGGTCACTGCAATCCAAAATGGCCGACAAATCCTGAACCTGGCGGCCTCGTTCCATTTGGTGGAACAGGGCTGGGAACATCAGCATAAAATGCCCGACGTGCCGCCGCCTGACGGGCTGTTGTCCCGCGATGAATTGCATCGCCAGCATGCCCATCGCATCGCAGAAGATCAATATGACGAGTTCATCAAGGAGCGTCCCTTTGAGATCCGAGATATTGAGCCGCGCGATCCGCTGGACCCAGAAATAACCAGTGATATCAATCACATGTGGATCAGGATGGAGGCAGCAAAAGGGGCAGGGCCGCAGCTGCAACATGTGCTGATGGCCTATGCCTCCGACTTTGGTCTGCTGGGGTCAGCGCTGCGGCCACATGGGCTCACCTGGCACAAGCCCGAGGCCATGACCGCCAGTCTGGACCATGCCATGTGGTTCCATGCTCCGGTGCAGTTTGAAAACTGGCACCTTTATACGATGGATTCTCCCTTTGGTGGCGGCGGCCGCGGCTTTAACCGCGGCTCGATCTACACTCAGGACGGCCAATTGGTCGCCAGCGTCGCACAGGAAGGACTGATGCGGCCAATCAAACCACAAGGGTAA
- a CDS encoding SDR family oxidoreductase translates to MDIKGSCIVVTGAAHGIGKGLAQKFADLGAAHVICADIDLDAAKVTAAHIGGVALHLDAASEDSIKTLIDTVEDSIAPIDLFCSNAGILTMGGFEVPNDEWQKIWDINVMSHVWASRHLVPLMLKRGGGYMLNTASAAGLLNQIGAAPYGVTKHAAVGFAEWLAITYGDQGIGVSVLCPQAVRSEMTRGLEDSVASLDGLLEPDMVADCCVKAIENNEFLVLPHPQVKDYMQAKATNYGRWITGMQRLRDRFSGK, encoded by the coding sequence ATGGACATCAAGGGTAGCTGCATAGTTGTGACCGGCGCCGCACATGGCATTGGCAAAGGGCTAGCACAGAAATTTGCCGATCTGGGCGCTGCGCATGTGATCTGTGCCGATATTGATCTGGATGCAGCAAAAGTGACGGCAGCCCATATTGGCGGTGTCGCGCTACATCTTGACGCCGCCAGCGAGGACAGCATCAAAACTCTGATTGATACCGTCGAAGACAGCATCGCCCCAATTGATCTGTTCTGTTCCAATGCAGGCATTCTTACCATGGGTGGCTTTGAAGTTCCCAATGATGAATGGCAAAAGATTTGGGATATCAATGTGATGTCCCATGTTTGGGCCTCACGCCATCTGGTGCCGCTAATGCTGAAACGTGGTGGCGGCTATATGCTCAACACTGCCTCGGCGGCGGGTCTGTTGAACCAGATTGGTGCGGCGCCTTACGGGGTAACCAAACATGCGGCAGTTGGGTTTGCAGAGTGGCTGGCCATCACCTACGGCGATCAGGGTATCGGCGTTTCTGTGCTGTGCCCGCAGGCTGTCCGGTCTGAAATGACCCGCGGGCTTGAGGATAGCGTGGCCAGCCTGGATGGCTTGCTGGAACCGGATATGGTTGCAGACTGTTGTGTAAAGGCCATTGAGAACAACGAGTTCCTGGTTCTTCCGCATCCACAGGTCAAAGACTACATGCAGGCAAAAGCCACCAACTATGGCCGTTGGATTACCGGCATGCAAAGACTGCGTGACCGGTTTAGCGGTAAATAG
- a CDS encoding SulP family inorganic anion transporter, with protein MTKTATANPQWKRLFPILSWGAAYNRQDLGGDVTAAVIVTIMLIPQSLAYALLAGLPAEVGLYASILPLVAYAIFGTSRVLAVGPVAVVSLMSASALSSLGLETVADYVAASAVLALMSGVLLVAMGAMKLGVVANLLSHPVIAGFITASGLLIAVSQAKHILGISASGHNLLEILSSLGQGLGQVNFVTLALGLAVLVFLFWLRFGLSDLLQAKFGLSKQVAGTVVRVGPVFAVFGTIALSWGFDLPALGVSVVGTVPTGLPPLGLPTLDSSVLTALIGPAVLITIIGYVESVSVAQTLAAKRRQKIDPNQELTALGAANIASGLSGGYAVTGGFARSVVNFDAGARTPAAGALTAIGLTLAAIYLTPYLYFLPKATLAATIIVAVLSLVDLSFLKTAWIYSRADFAAVFVTVVLTLLVGVETGVGAGVATSIALFLWKTSRPHVAEVGQVPGSQHFRNIDRHQVLTDPSLVTLRIDESLYFANARRMEELILDRVHRSEGKLRHVVLMCSAVNEIDLSALDSLEAINQQLADLGVQLHLSEVKGPVMDRLKRSHFLQDLTGEVFLSQNCAFEKLTKDL; from the coding sequence ATGACAAAAACAGCCACGGCCAACCCGCAGTGGAAAAGGCTTTTCCCGATCCTGAGCTGGGGCGCCGCCTACAATCGACAAGACCTGGGCGGCGATGTCACCGCAGCGGTGATTGTCACCATCATGCTGATCCCTCAATCCCTGGCCTATGCCTTGCTTGCCGGGCTACCCGCAGAGGTTGGGCTTTATGCCTCGATCCTGCCTCTGGTCGCCTATGCCATCTTTGGCACCTCACGGGTATTGGCGGTGGGGCCGGTCGCGGTGGTTTCCCTGATGTCGGCCTCGGCCTTGTCATCGCTGGGGCTGGAAACTGTTGCCGACTATGTCGCCGCCTCAGCTGTACTGGCCCTGATGTCGGGCGTTTTGCTGGTCGCCATGGGGGCGATGAAATTGGGAGTGGTGGCCAATCTGCTCTCACATCCTGTCATTGCCGGGTTTATCACCGCCTCAGGCCTGTTGATCGCGGTCAGCCAGGCCAAACATATCCTGGGTATCAGCGCCTCGGGGCATAATTTGCTGGAGATTCTATCGTCACTGGGGCAGGGGCTGGGACAGGTCAATTTTGTGACGCTGGCGCTGGGGCTTGCTGTGCTGGTCTTTCTGTTCTGGCTGCGCTTTGGGCTGTCGGACCTCTTGCAGGCCAAGTTCGGCCTGTCCAAGCAGGTGGCTGGCACTGTTGTGCGTGTAGGCCCGGTCTTTGCCGTCTTTGGCACCATAGCCTTGTCCTGGGGCTTTGATCTGCCAGCCCTTGGGGTCTCGGTTGTTGGGACTGTCCCAACTGGGTTGCCACCCTTGGGACTGCCGACACTGGACAGTTCAGTTTTGACAGCGCTGATTGGGCCGGCCGTGTTGATCACCATCATCGGCTATGTCGAAAGCGTCTCGGTTGCCCAGACCCTGGCCGCCAAGCGTCGCCAGAAGATTGACCCCAATCAGGAACTGACGGCCCTGGGTGCCGCAAATATCGCATCCGGTCTGTCAGGCGGCTATGCTGTCACCGGAGGCTTTGCCAGATCGGTGGTGAACTTTGACGCCGGCGCGCGCACCCCAGCGGCTGGCGCCTTGACTGCAATTGGTTTAACTTTGGCAGCTATCTATCTGACACCGTATTTATATTTCCTGCCAAAAGCGACCCTGGCCGCGACAATTATCGTGGCGGTCTTATCGCTTGTTGATCTCTCCTTCCTAAAAACCGCCTGGATCTATTCACGCGCAGATTTTGCGGCCGTCTTTGTAACCGTTGTTTTGACATTGCTGGTTGGGGTCGAAACCGGTGTCGGCGCCGGGGTTGCGACCTCGATCGCGCTGTTCCTGTGGAAGACCTCCAGGCCACATGTGGCAGAGGTCGGGCAGGTGCCCGGAAGCCAGCATTTTAGAAACATTGACCGCCATCAGGTGCTGACCGATCCTTCGCTGGTGACGCTGAGAATTGACGAGAGCCTGTATTTTGCCAATGCCAGGCGCATGGAAGAGCTGATCCTGGACCGTGTACATCGCAGCGAAGGCAAGCTGCGCCATGTTGTTTTGATGTGTTCGGCTGTCAACGAAATTGACCTGAGCGCCTTGGACTCTCTTGAGGCGATCAATCAGCAGCTTGCCGATCTGGGGGTGCAGCTGCATCTGTCCGAGGTCAAGGGACCGGTGATGGACCGTTTGAAGCGGAGCCATTTCCTGCAGGATCTCACCGGCGAAGTTTTTCTATCACAGAACTGCGCCTTTGAGAAACTGACGAAGGATCTGTAA